The proteins below are encoded in one region of Amycolatopsis acidiphila:
- a CDS encoding helix-turn-helix domain-containing protein yields the protein MLQQHPAHRLRAGAVLQRARVVHCRGLDHATPELHRNATACRVRALLAVRGLTAAQLAGATGRREATVQGWLHGRAVPSDEHTLRTLAALFGVGLPALLDSGEPCPVQYVRAACAALRIPANALLDRLRTPVAH from the coding sequence ATGCTCCAGCAACACCCAGCGCACCGCCTGCGCGCCGGCGCGGTGCTGCAGCGGGCCCGCGTCGTCCACTGCCGCGGTCTGGACCACGCCACCCCTGAGCTGCACCGGAACGCGACGGCCTGCCGCGTCCGCGCACTGCTGGCCGTCCGCGGCCTGACCGCCGCCCAGCTGGCGGGGGCCACCGGCCGGCGGGAGGCCACCGTCCAGGGCTGGCTCCACGGCCGCGCGGTGCCGTCCGACGAGCACACCCTGCGGACGCTCGCCGCCCTGTTCGGGGTCGGCCTGCCCGCGCTCCTCGACTCCGGGGAGCCCTGCCCGGTGCAGTACGTCCGCGCCGCCTGCGCGGCGTTGCGCATCCCGGCGAACGCGCTGCTCGACCGGCTGCGCACACCGGTCGCGCACTGA
- a CDS encoding class I SAM-dependent methyltransferase: MTLSAAFDRGARAYDRLVGLNPGYHDHLRRSAAAVPAGARRVLDGGCGTGASTAALLGVVPDAEIVGVDASAGMLAEARRKQWPDKVSFVHSRVEHLAEAGVTGPFDAIFAGYLIRNLPDPAATLTAMLGLLRPGGVLVVHDYSVADSLRARLTWHAVCWSVIIPMGRVVSGDAGLYRYLWRSVLDFDGATEFAARLRRTGFADVRTSTMTGWQRGIVHTFRAEKP, encoded by the coding sequence ATGACCCTCTCGGCCGCGTTCGACCGCGGAGCCCGCGCCTACGACCGGCTCGTGGGCCTCAACCCGGGCTATCACGACCACCTGCGCCGCTCCGCCGCGGCGGTTCCGGCCGGCGCGCGGCGGGTCCTCGACGGCGGCTGCGGGACCGGCGCCTCGACAGCGGCGTTGCTCGGCGTCGTGCCGGACGCCGAGATCGTCGGCGTGGACGCGTCCGCCGGGATGCTGGCCGAGGCACGGCGGAAGCAGTGGCCGGACAAGGTGAGCTTCGTGCACAGCCGGGTCGAGCACCTCGCCGAGGCCGGCGTGACGGGCCCGTTCGACGCGATCTTCGCCGGCTACCTGATCCGGAACCTGCCCGACCCCGCCGCGACGCTCACCGCGATGCTAGGCCTGCTGCGCCCCGGCGGGGTGCTCGTGGTGCACGACTACAGCGTCGCCGACAGTCTCCGGGCGCGGCTGACCTGGCACGCGGTCTGCTGGTCGGTGATCATCCCGATGGGCCGTGTGGTCTCCGGCGACGCCGGGCTCTACCGGTACCTGTGGCGCAGCGTGCTGGACTTCGACGGCGCGACCGAGTTCGCCGCGCGGCTGCGGCGCACCGGGTTCGCCGACGTCCGGACGAGCACGATGACCGGCTGGCAGCGCGGCATCGTGCACACCTTCCGAGCGGAGAAGCCGTGA
- a CDS encoding HAD family hydrolase, with translation MSPVLVLDMDGTLVDTNYHHAIAWFRAFRRSDVTVPVWRIHRAIGMGGDQLVPTVAGDDVEERLGDTVRDAWKKEVDAILGEVCAIEGARELLEAARDAGYVVVLASSGKPDHVDRYLDLLDARELAHDWTTSADVSETKPEPNLIEVALQKAGEAEAVVVGDSVWDCQAAQRIGLPSVAVRTGGFGERELLDNGASRVYDDLAQLRADLPGLPTGKPK, from the coding sequence ATGAGTCCTGTACTGGTCCTGGATATGGACGGCACCCTGGTCGACACGAACTACCACCACGCCATCGCCTGGTTCCGCGCGTTCCGGCGCAGCGACGTGACGGTGCCGGTCTGGCGGATCCACCGGGCCATCGGGATGGGCGGCGACCAGCTCGTGCCCACCGTGGCGGGCGACGACGTCGAGGAACGCCTCGGCGACACCGTGCGCGACGCGTGGAAGAAGGAGGTCGACGCGATCCTCGGCGAGGTGTGCGCGATCGAAGGCGCGCGGGAACTGCTCGAGGCCGCGCGCGACGCCGGGTACGTCGTGGTGCTCGCCAGCTCCGGCAAGCCCGACCACGTCGACCGGTACCTGGACCTGCTCGACGCGCGGGAGCTCGCGCACGACTGGACCACCTCGGCGGACGTGTCGGAGACCAAGCCCGAGCCGAACCTGATCGAGGTCGCGTTGCAGAAGGCCGGCGAGGCCGAGGCGGTCGTCGTCGGCGACTCCGTCTGGGACTGCCAGGCCGCCCAGCGCATCGGGCTGCCCTCGGTGGCGGTGCGGACCGGCGGGTTCGGCGAACGCGAGCTGCTCGACAACGGCGCGTCCCGGGTCTACGACGATCTCGCCCAGCTGCGCGCGGACCTGCCGGGCCTGCCCACCGGAAAACCGAAGTGA
- a CDS encoding STAS domain-containing protein translates to MTPFAFTVTPVRGRLVVALRGELDALSSPAFRASLLDLADGPDLILDLGGLTCLDSSGISTIIAAHQRATRHGAVLALTRVPPFVSRVLSLTQLDRVIPVLDVA, encoded by the coding sequence ATGACCCCGTTCGCGTTCACCGTCACGCCCGTACGGGGCCGCCTCGTCGTCGCGCTGCGCGGCGAGCTCGACGCCCTGAGCTCGCCGGCGTTCCGGGCCTCGCTGCTCGACCTGGCCGACGGGCCCGACCTCATCCTCGACCTGGGCGGGCTGACCTGTCTCGACTCGAGCGGGATCAGCACGATCATCGCCGCTCACCAGCGCGCGACCCGGCACGGCGCGGTGCTCGCGCTGACCCGGGTGCCGCCGTTCGTCTCGCGCGTGCTCAGCTTGACCCAGCTGGACCGCGTCATCCCGGTCCTGGACGTGGCCTGA
- a CDS encoding DUF5914 domain-containing protein, producing the protein MPRRWPARWPVQPMPRELWSAQEPTFRNASPALIEAAAKRAEARPSGNWFAFAASADVRPDRPFGTRVAGRELVAWRDSAGGLVVGPGECPHLGAPLAQGRVVCDALVCRWHGMPVGAGGRFGWEPLPGHDDGVLVWVRLDGHGGEEPLPEPVLAPRPAPSAGVAAVTRLVGVCEPGDVLANRLDPWHGSWFHPYSFARLKVLTAPAVDAADEDDKFVVDVTFRVGPGLGVPVRAEFACPEPRTVTMTIVAGEGRGSVVETHATPLGPGPDGKPRTAVLEATVATSERTGFAFARKAAPALRPLMRHAAARLWRDDLAYAERRYALRDSRSEVGQT; encoded by the coding sequence ATGCCGCGACGATGGCCCGCGCGATGGCCGGTCCAGCCGATGCCACGCGAGCTGTGGTCCGCACAGGAGCCCACGTTCCGGAACGCGTCGCCCGCGCTGATCGAGGCGGCCGCGAAACGGGCGGAAGCGCGTCCTTCCGGTAACTGGTTCGCCTTCGCCGCCAGCGCCGACGTCCGGCCGGACCGTCCGTTCGGGACCCGCGTCGCGGGCCGGGAGCTGGTGGCGTGGCGGGACTCCGCGGGCGGGCTGGTCGTCGGCCCTGGGGAGTGCCCGCACCTCGGGGCGCCGCTCGCACAGGGCCGCGTCGTCTGCGACGCGCTGGTGTGCCGGTGGCACGGGATGCCGGTCGGCGCGGGCGGCCGGTTCGGCTGGGAACCGTTGCCGGGTCACGACGACGGCGTGCTGGTGTGGGTGCGGCTCGACGGGCACGGCGGCGAGGAGCCGCTGCCGGAACCGGTTCTCGCGCCGCGCCCGGCGCCCTCGGCCGGCGTGGCCGCGGTGACCAGGCTCGTCGGGGTGTGCGAACCCGGGGACGTGCTCGCCAACCGGCTCGATCCCTGGCACGGCTCGTGGTTCCACCCGTACTCGTTCGCGCGGCTGAAGGTGCTCACCGCGCCCGCGGTGGACGCCGCCGACGAGGACGACAAGTTCGTGGTGGACGTGACTTTCCGGGTCGGCCCCGGGCTCGGCGTGCCGGTGCGCGCGGAGTTCGCCTGTCCCGAGCCGCGCACGGTGACCATGACGATCGTGGCGGGTGAAGGGCGCGGCAGCGTGGTGGAGACGCACGCGACCCCGCTGGGCCCGGGCCCGGACGGCAAGCCACGGACGGCCGTCCTGGAGGCGACGGTCGCGACCTCGGAGCGCACCGGGTTCGCCTTCGCCCGCAAGGCCGCGCCCGCGCTGCGCCCGCTGATGCGGCACGCGGCGGCCCGCCTGTGGCGCGACGACCTGGCGTACGCCGAGCGGCGTTACGCGCTGCGAGACTCGCGGTCGGAGGTCGGCCAGACGTAG
- a CDS encoding TauD/TfdA dioxygenase family protein → MSVEQFTPALLRSAPVPGGGIVEGPRVLRRLPEGVRPRPYELFGLRPLGRVIGAEIDGVDLGRPLTGPLRAELNRALLEWKVLFFRDQDITPAQQRAFARNWGELETNPLLPAGDSAEVTRFSRSATMPAFENIWHTDVTFRPNPALGSVLRLVRVPPVGGDTMWADMAAAHDNLPADVRERITELRAVHDFVPGFVRFADPELLARRQPEFPPVEHPVVRTHPETGRRTLFVNPAFTTHIVGLDRAESDELLRLLFVQAHLPEVQVRFTWTENAVAFWDNRATQHYAVNDYAPEVRIAERVAIAGDRPF, encoded by the coding sequence ATGTCTGTCGAGCAGTTCACCCCTGCCCTCCTGCGGTCCGCGCCGGTACCCGGCGGCGGCATCGTGGAAGGCCCCCGCGTGCTGCGCCGCCTGCCCGAAGGCGTGCGCCCGCGTCCCTACGAGCTGTTCGGGCTGCGCCCGCTCGGCCGCGTCATCGGCGCCGAGATCGACGGCGTCGACCTGGGCCGTCCGCTCACCGGGCCGCTGCGCGCGGAGCTGAACCGCGCGCTGCTGGAGTGGAAGGTGTTGTTCTTCCGCGACCAGGACATCACCCCGGCGCAGCAGCGCGCGTTCGCGCGCAACTGGGGCGAGCTGGAGACCAACCCGCTGCTGCCCGCCGGGGACTCCGCGGAGGTCACCCGCTTCTCCCGCAGCGCGACGATGCCGGCGTTCGAGAACATCTGGCACACGGACGTGACGTTCCGGCCCAACCCGGCGCTGGGCTCGGTGCTGCGGCTGGTGCGGGTGCCACCGGTCGGCGGCGACACGATGTGGGCCGACATGGCCGCCGCCCACGACAACCTGCCCGCCGACGTTCGCGAGCGCATCACCGAGCTGCGCGCGGTGCACGACTTCGTCCCCGGCTTCGTGCGCTTCGCCGACCCGGAGCTCCTCGCCCGGCGGCAGCCGGAGTTCCCGCCCGTCGAGCATCCCGTCGTGCGGACGCATCCGGAGACCGGGCGGCGGACCCTGTTCGTCAACCCGGCCTTCACCACGCACATCGTCGGCCTCGACCGCGCGGAGAGCGACGAGCTGCTGCGGCTGCTGTTCGTCCAGGCACACCTGCCCGAGGTCCAGGTGCGGTTCACCTGGACCGAGAACGCGGTCGCCTTCTGGGACAACCGCGCCACCCAGCACTACGCGGTGAACGACTACGCGCCCGAGGTGCGGATCGCCGAGCGGGTGGCGATCGCGGGGGACCGGCCGTTCTGA
- a CDS encoding pyridoxamine 5'-phosphate oxidase family protein, producing MTEIRLLTPRECGELLSSQRIGRLAFSENALPTILPVSFFLHEGDIVLYAGAGPAGRLTKEVVAFEVDSLDPHAHSGWSVVVIGRITPATDLEHVAWTTGEQGRLLRLPVELISGRVLSLRDPDSVSGAATS from the coding sequence ATGACGGAGATCCGGCTGCTGACGCCCCGGGAATGCGGGGAGCTGCTGTCCTCGCAACGCATCGGGCGGCTGGCGTTCTCGGAGAACGCGCTGCCCACGATCCTGCCGGTGAGCTTCTTCCTGCACGAAGGCGACATCGTCCTGTATGCCGGAGCCGGGCCCGCGGGCAGGCTCACCAAGGAGGTCGTCGCGTTCGAGGTGGACAGCCTCGACCCGCACGCGCACTCCGGGTGGAGCGTCGTGGTGATCGGCCGGATCACGCCGGCCACCGACCTCGAGCACGTGGCCTGGACCACCGGGGAACAGGGCAGGCTGCTGCGCCTGCCCGTCGAGCTGATCAGCGGCCGCGTCCTGAGCCTGCGCGACCCCGACTCGGTCTCCGGGGCCGCCACGAGCTGA
- a CDS encoding putative quinol monooxygenase — MIFITAKFRVKPEDADSWPEISREFTAATRAEPGCLWFDWSRSLDDPTEYVLVEAFRDDEAGGAHVQSDHFKTAQRTLPPHLVQTPRIVNFKVPQEDWSELGEMAVE; from the coding sequence ATGATCTTCATTACCGCCAAGTTCCGGGTCAAGCCGGAGGACGCCGACTCCTGGCCCGAGATCTCCCGGGAGTTCACCGCGGCGACCAGGGCCGAGCCGGGGTGCCTGTGGTTCGACTGGTCGCGCAGCCTCGACGACCCCACCGAGTACGTCCTCGTCGAAGCCTTCCGCGACGACGAGGCCGGCGGCGCGCACGTGCAGTCGGACCACTTCAAGACCGCGCAGCGGACGCTGCCGCCGCACCTGGTGCAGACCCCGCGGATCGTGAACTTCAAGGTGCCGCAGGAAGACTGGTCCGAACTGGGCGAGATGGCGGTCGAGTAG
- a CDS encoding FAD-dependent oxidoreductase, protein MSRDRRRVRFAAPGGHERVPEPTRVAVVGGGIAGLTAATALAERGVAVELFERETYWGGRVGGWTTELPDGSTVGMSRGFHAFFRQYYNLRTLLARAGVELVAVTDYPLLDEHGRTDTFRGIPRTPPWNAVGFALRSPTFTLSELRKVNLRAALSLVDVSVPDSYARLDEETAAGFLARVRFPEAARHLAFDVFSRSFFASPDRLSAAELAVMFHLYFLGSAEGLLFDVPREPFHTLWSPVVDRLTSLGVSTHPGTPVTAVEPGFAVHTADRSYEVDAVVLALELPALRELVASSELGPPPWREQIAEQQSAPPFLVRRLWLDEPVRAERSAFLATGGMPPLDNVSVLERYDAEAAAWAHHTGGSVVELHAYAATDRETTGKQLLSRLHAVYPETRRARIVGDREEWRADCPLLAPGGYFRRPPVATPVPGLVLAGDGIRVDLPVALMERAATTGWLAANHLLGAWHTAGHPVTTVPTRGRLGVFRALARQFREE, encoded by the coding sequence GTGAGCCGCGACCGCAGGCGCGTCCGGTTCGCCGCGCCCGGCGGGCACGAGCGGGTCCCGGAGCCGACGCGCGTCGCCGTGGTCGGCGGCGGGATCGCCGGGCTGACGGCCGCCACCGCCCTGGCCGAGCGCGGGGTCGCGGTCGAGCTGTTCGAACGCGAGACCTACTGGGGCGGCCGGGTCGGCGGCTGGACCACCGAGCTGCCCGACGGCAGCACGGTCGGCATGAGCCGCGGGTTCCACGCGTTCTTCCGCCAGTACTACAACCTGCGCACGCTGCTCGCCCGCGCCGGCGTCGAGCTCGTGGCGGTGACCGACTACCCGCTGCTGGACGAGCACGGGCGCACCGACACCTTCCGCGGCATCCCGCGGACCCCGCCGTGGAACGCCGTCGGCTTCGCCCTGCGCAGCCCGACGTTCACGCTTTCTGAGCTGCGCAAGGTGAACCTGCGGGCCGCACTGTCCCTTGTGGACGTATCGGTGCCGGATTCCTACGCGCGGCTGGACGAGGAGACCGCGGCCGGCTTCCTCGCCAGGGTCCGGTTTCCCGAAGCGGCCCGGCACCTGGCGTTCGACGTGTTCTCACGGAGCTTCTTCGCCTCGCCCGACCGGCTTTCCGCCGCCGAGCTGGCCGTGATGTTCCACCTGTACTTCCTGGGCTCGGCCGAGGGCCTGCTGTTCGACGTGCCACGCGAACCGTTCCACACGCTCTGGTCCCCGGTCGTCGACCGGCTGACGAGCCTGGGCGTATCGACCCATCCCGGCACTCCGGTCACCGCGGTCGAACCGGGGTTCGCCGTGCACACCGCGGACCGCTCGTACGAGGTCGACGCCGTCGTGCTGGCGCTGGAGCTTCCCGCGCTGCGCGAACTGGTCGCCTCCTCGGAGCTGGGACCGCCGCCGTGGCGGGAACAGATCGCCGAACAGCAGTCCGCGCCGCCGTTCCTGGTGCGCAGGCTGTGGCTGGACGAGCCCGTGCGGGCGGAGCGTTCGGCCTTCCTCGCGACAGGCGGGATGCCGCCGCTGGACAACGTCAGCGTGCTCGAACGCTACGACGCGGAAGCCGCGGCGTGGGCCCACCACACCGGGGGTTCCGTCGTCGAGCTGCACGCCTACGCGGCCACGGACCGGGAGACGACCGGAAAGCAGCTGCTGTCGCGTTTGCACGCCGTCTATCCGGAAACCCGGCGGGCGCGGATCGTGGGCGACCGCGAGGAGTGGCGTGCCGACTGCCCGCTGCTCGCGCCGGGCGGCTACTTCCGGCGGCCGCCGGTCGCGACGCCGGTGCCGGGCCTGGTACTGGCCGGCGACGGCATCCGCGTCGACCTGCCGGTCGCGCTGATGGAGCGGGCGGCGACGACCGGGTGGCTGGCCGCCAACCACCTGCTCGGGGCGTGGCACACCGCCGGGCACCCCGTCACCACCGTGCCCACCCGGGGCCGGCTCGGCGTCTTCCGCGCGCTGGCCCGGCAGTTCCGAGAGGAGTGA
- a CDS encoding glycoside hydrolase family 172 protein: protein MSEIWQLGPGVSGSISPENFTGAKGAGGAATEGTGAAAARELGRGWKVSPSIVLPDGGTATLADIAGPGVVQHVWLTTDRSRLRRLTLRMYWDEQATPAVEVPLGDFFCNGWEEPALVDSAQIVVAPAGGLNSYWPMPFRRHARLTLENASGADVPVYYQVSYRLRELPPESAYFHAAWRRSNPLGSPAVHTILDGVRGPGHYAGTYLAIRPNAPGWWGEGELKFYLDGDQEFPTICGTGTEDYFGGAWNFDVDGRYVPYSSPWLGLPQVLPPEEIYQPHQRFGLYRWHVPDPIAFTEDLRVTIQALGWQSGGRYLPLEQADIATTAFWYASAP, encoded by the coding sequence ATGAGCGAGATCTGGCAGCTGGGCCCCGGGGTGAGCGGCTCGATCAGCCCGGAGAACTTCACCGGCGCCAAGGGCGCGGGCGGCGCGGCCACCGAGGGCACGGGCGCGGCCGCCGCCAGGGAGCTGGGGCGGGGCTGGAAGGTCTCGCCCTCGATCGTGCTCCCTGACGGCGGCACCGCCACCCTCGCCGACATCGCGGGGCCCGGCGTGGTCCAGCACGTGTGGCTCACCACCGATCGCAGCCGGCTGCGGAGGCTGACGCTGCGGATGTACTGGGACGAGCAGGCCACGCCCGCGGTGGAGGTCCCGCTCGGCGACTTCTTCTGCAACGGCTGGGAAGAGCCGGCGCTGGTCGACTCGGCGCAGATCGTGGTCGCGCCCGCGGGCGGGCTCAACAGCTACTGGCCGATGCCGTTCCGCCGCCACGCACGGCTCACCCTGGAGAACGCGAGCGGCGCCGACGTGCCGGTGTACTACCAGGTCAGCTACCGGCTGCGCGAGCTGCCGCCAGAAAGCGCTTACTTCCACGCAGCCTGGCGGCGCAGCAACCCCCTCGGCTCCCCCGCGGTGCACACGATCCTCGACGGCGTGCGCGGTCCCGGCCACTACGCGGGCACCTATCTCGCGATCCGGCCGAACGCGCCCGGCTGGTGGGGCGAGGGCGAGCTCAAGTTCTACCTCGACGGCGACCAGGAGTTCCCCACCATCTGCGGCACCGGCACCGAGGACTACTTCGGCGGCGCCTGGAACTTCGACGTGGACGGTCGGTACGTGCCGTACTCGTCGCCGTGGCTGGGGCTGCCCCAGGTGCTGCCGCCGGAGGAGATCTACCAGCCGCACCAGCGGTTCGGCCTGTACCGCTGGCACGTGCCCGACCCGATCGCGTTCACCGAGGACCTGCGGGTGACGATCCAGGCGCTGGGCTGGCAGTCCGGCGGCCGCTACCTGCCGCTGGAACAGGCGGACATCGCCACGACCGCCTTCTGGTACGCGTCAGCCCCCTGA
- a CDS encoding lycopene cyclase domain-containing protein produces MIGYTLPAVLSVPAVVAVELLWLRTGLFRRPGYWISMVIVVAFQILVDGWLTKLSAPIVRYDPGQLTGLRFPFDIPIEDYLFGFSLVTLTLLCWLRTRKETTG; encoded by the coding sequence GTGATCGGCTACACGCTGCCCGCGGTGCTGTCGGTGCCCGCGGTGGTCGCCGTCGAGCTGCTGTGGCTGCGCACCGGCCTGTTCCGCCGCCCCGGCTACTGGATCTCGATGGTCATCGTGGTGGCCTTCCAGATCCTGGTGGACGGCTGGCTGACGAAGCTGTCCGCCCCGATCGTCCGCTACGACCCGGGCCAGCTGACCGGCCTGCGGTTCCCGTTCGACATCCCCATCGAGGACTACCTGTTCGGCTTCAGCCTGGTGACCCTGACCCTGCTCTGCTGGCTGCGTACCCGGAAGGAAACCACCGGATGA
- a CDS encoding acyl-CoA dehydrogenase family protein, translating to MNSPFATLDGDFFGFESLLSGPEQEIVLRVREFLRSEVAPIANDYWARAEFPFQLVDGFRKLDIAGLMYDGLAAHRGTRLLTGFLALEICRTDASVNTFYGVHTGLAMGSVNRCGSPEQKQRWLPAMARMDKIGAFALTEPHGGSDVAGGLETTARRDGDHWVLNGEKKWIGNATFADLVVVWARDEDGHHVKGFVVEKDTPGFRTEKIEGKIALRTVQNARITLEDCVVGEENRLTGANSFRDTSDVLRQTRGGVAWGSVGCMMAAYELALDYARTREQFGRPIAKFQLIQDHLATMLGNVTSSLALVVRLAQLQDGGVNKDEHSAMAKSVVTTRMRETVALAREVFGGNGLLLENSVARFFADAEALYSYEGTREINQLIVGRAVTGMGAFV from the coding sequence ATGAACAGTCCATTCGCGACACTCGACGGGGACTTCTTCGGCTTCGAGAGCCTGCTTTCCGGACCCGAACAGGAGATCGTGCTGCGTGTGCGCGAGTTCCTGCGCAGCGAGGTCGCGCCGATCGCCAACGACTACTGGGCGCGTGCCGAGTTCCCGTTCCAGCTCGTCGACGGGTTCCGCAAGCTCGACATCGCGGGCCTGATGTACGACGGCCTCGCCGCGCATCGCGGCACCCGCCTGCTCACCGGCTTCCTCGCACTGGAGATCTGCCGCACGGACGCGTCGGTCAACACGTTCTACGGTGTCCACACCGGACTCGCCATGGGCAGCGTGAACCGATGCGGCTCTCCGGAACAGAAGCAGCGGTGGCTGCCGGCGATGGCGCGGATGGACAAGATCGGGGCGTTCGCCCTCACCGAGCCGCACGGCGGGTCGGACGTGGCGGGCGGACTGGAGACGACCGCGCGCCGCGACGGCGACCACTGGGTGCTCAACGGCGAGAAGAAGTGGATCGGGAACGCGACCTTCGCGGACCTCGTCGTGGTGTGGGCCCGCGACGAGGATGGCCACCACGTCAAGGGATTCGTCGTCGAGAAGGACACGCCCGGCTTCCGCACGGAGAAGATCGAGGGCAAGATCGCGCTGCGCACCGTGCAGAACGCGCGGATCACGCTGGAGGACTGCGTCGTCGGCGAGGAGAACCGGCTGACCGGCGCGAACTCGTTCCGCGACACCAGCGACGTGCTGCGCCAGACCCGCGGCGGCGTCGCCTGGGGCTCGGTGGGCTGCATGATGGCGGCCTACGAGCTCGCGCTGGACTACGCGCGCACGCGCGAGCAGTTCGGCCGGCCGATCGCGAAGTTCCAGCTGATCCAGGACCACCTCGCGACGATGCTGGGCAACGTGACCTCGTCGCTCGCGCTCGTGGTGCGCCTGGCGCAGCTGCAGGACGGCGGGGTGAACAAGGACGAGCACTCGGCGATGGCGAAGTCCGTGGTCACCACCCGGATGCGGGAGACGGTCGCGCTGGCGCGGGAGGTGTTCGGCGGCAACGGGCTCCTGCTGGAGAACAGCGTCGCCCGTTTCTTCGCCGACGCCGAGGCGCTCTACTCCTACGAGGG
- a CDS encoding MSMEG_6728 family protein — MQTFLPYPDFAASAHVLDPRRLGKQRVEALQVLRALTVPGYGWRHHPAVKMWHGYEEALTRYGLQMCEAWTAAGRPDTCAAQLTGDLRRATGRALVRTEVSLLEAGEMPKWYGDQDFHRSHQSSLLRKDPEYYEKWFPGVPDDLPYVWPTSDRESRSA; from the coding sequence GTGCAGACCTTCCTGCCGTATCCCGACTTCGCCGCGAGCGCGCACGTGCTCGACCCGCGCCGGCTGGGCAAGCAGCGGGTCGAGGCACTGCAGGTGCTGCGCGCGCTGACCGTCCCCGGCTACGGCTGGCGCCACCATCCGGCGGTGAAGATGTGGCACGGGTACGAGGAGGCGCTGACCCGCTACGGGCTGCAGATGTGCGAGGCGTGGACGGCCGCGGGGCGGCCGGACACCTGCGCGGCGCAGCTGACCGGGGACCTGCGGCGGGCGACGGGGCGCGCGCTCGTGCGGACCGAGGTGTCGCTGCTGGAGGCAGGCGAGATGCCGAAGTGGTACGGCGACCAGGACTTCCACCGCAGCCACCAGTCCTCGCTGCTGCGCAAGGACCCCGAGTACTACGAGAAGTGGTTCCCCGGCGTGCCCGACGACCTTCCCTACGTCTGGCCGACCTCCGACCGCGAGTCTCGCAGCGCGTAA
- a CDS encoding CaiB/BaiF CoA transferase family protein encodes MAETAGALHGVRVIDMAAVVMGPYAAQILGDLGADVIKVEPPAGDMTRRTRPQRHEGMGALALNVNRNKRSLALDLKSEQGHSAFLALVRSADVLITNTRPGGLRRLGLDPESLAAVNPKLVYCTAQGFRGDSARANHAAYDEIVQSGSGLADLMRRATGEPTYVPTILADKVCALTIVYSVLAAVIHQRATGQGQHVEVPMTDTMLAFNLVEHLAGRTFEPPAGPVGFPRSLSAGHRAMRTADGWACILPYTPRNIRDFFSAVDRPDLADDARFADSAALSEHYADLYELIEHLAPARETAEWAELCARYSIPFSPVLDLDDAVDDEYFTESGLVSVAEHPTEGPYRVVASPIRLSATPPSVRSHPPALGQHTAEILAELGYDEETINALAGKGVVAVGQEVRA; translated from the coding sequence ATGGCGGAGACGGCCGGCGCGCTGCACGGGGTCCGGGTGATCGACATGGCGGCCGTGGTGATGGGGCCCTACGCCGCGCAGATCCTCGGCGACCTGGGCGCGGACGTGATCAAGGTGGAACCCCCGGCCGGCGACATGACCCGGCGCACCCGGCCCCAGCGGCACGAGGGCATGGGCGCGCTCGCGCTCAACGTCAACCGCAACAAGCGCAGCCTCGCCCTCGACCTGAAGTCCGAGCAGGGGCACTCCGCGTTCCTGGCCCTGGTGCGCAGCGCCGACGTGCTCATCACCAACACCCGCCCGGGCGGCCTGCGGCGCCTGGGCCTGGACCCGGAGTCGCTCGCCGCGGTCAACCCGAAGCTCGTGTACTGCACCGCGCAGGGGTTCCGCGGCGACTCCGCCCGCGCGAACCACGCCGCCTACGACGAGATCGTGCAGTCGGGCTCGGGCCTGGCCGACCTCATGCGCCGCGCGACGGGCGAACCGACGTACGTGCCGACGATCCTGGCCGACAAGGTGTGCGCGCTGACGATCGTCTACTCCGTGCTCGCGGCGGTGATCCACCAGCGCGCGACCGGGCAGGGCCAGCACGTCGAGGTGCCGATGACCGACACGATGCTCGCGTTCAACCTGGTCGAGCACCTGGCGGGCCGGACCTTCGAACCGCCGGCCGGTCCGGTGGGCTTCCCGCGATCGCTGTCGGCCGGGCACCGGGCGATGCGCACCGCCGACGGCTGGGCGTGCATCCTGCCCTACACCCCGCGCAACATCCGCGACTTCTTCTCCGCGGTGGACCGGCCCGACCTGGCCGACGACGCGCGCTTCGCCGACTCCGCGGCACTGTCCGAGCACTACGCGGACCTCTACGAGCTCATCGAGCACCTGGCGCCGGCCCGCGAGACGGCCGAATGGGCGGAGTTGTGCGCCCGCTACAGCATCCCGTTCTCCCCCGTGCTGGACCTCGACGACGCCGTGGACGACGAGTACTTCACCGAAAGCGGCCTGGTGTCCGTGGCCGAGCATCCGACCGAGGGGCCCTACCGCGTGGTCGCGAGCCCCATCCGGCTCTCCGCGACCCCGCCCTCCGTGCGAAGCCACCCGCCCGCCCTGGGGCAGCACACCGCCGAGATCCTGGCCGAGCTCGGCTACGACGAGGAGACGATCAATGCGCTCGCCGGCAAGGGCGTGGTCGCGGTCGGGCAGGAGGTCCGGGCATGA